A single genomic interval of halophilic archaeon DL31 harbors:
- a CDS encoding ABC-type transporter, integral membrane subunit (PFAM: Binding-protein-dependent transport systems inner membrane component~KEGG: hbo:Hbor_19680 ABC sulfate transporter, permease component): MGTSTETRFSLDGVGRGSLVVAFIALQACAFVATYITDRPTWYALFMIGSVAATAYALDGDAFTVGVATLGSVLMIVLALPLFLFVARQSPSLVIEKALDSDVHRVLYLGIYGPLLAAILSLVFGVPLAHLLAQGFPGQPLVESLVDLPLVVPHSVAGIIILFGFGKGGAFPSISILGSMAGMVLAMAFVSAPYAVNATREAFESINDRLEYASRIHGANRWETFRRITGPLAVRGMVTGGVLAWARAVSEFGAVAVVAYSVDFFYPFAGKKVTGQHAPVFVYNTYLQGGLEQSGAVAFLLLAVSGLIFLLVRYLTGDSTSTRGVV; the protein is encoded by the coding sequence ATGGGCACCAGTACTGAGACACGGTTCTCACTCGACGGCGTCGGGCGAGGGTCGTTAGTCGTGGCGTTCATCGCACTGCAAGCGTGTGCGTTCGTGGCCACCTACATAACTGACCGGCCGACGTGGTACGCGCTCTTCATGATCGGCAGCGTCGCGGCGACGGCGTACGCCCTCGACGGCGACGCGTTTACCGTGGGGGTGGCGACGCTGGGGAGTGTCCTGATGATCGTACTCGCGCTCCCGCTGTTTCTCTTCGTGGCGCGGCAGTCGCCGTCGCTTGTGATCGAGAAGGCACTCGACTCCGACGTCCACCGCGTCCTCTATCTCGGCATCTACGGCCCCCTGCTCGCGGCGATTTTGAGCCTCGTTTTCGGCGTCCCGTTGGCACACCTGCTCGCACAGGGGTTCCCGGGGCAACCGCTCGTCGAGAGTTTGGTCGACCTGCCGCTGGTCGTCCCCCACAGCGTCGCGGGCATCATCATCCTCTTCGGATTCGGGAAGGGCGGCGCCTTCCCCAGCATCTCCATTCTCGGTAGCATGGCCGGGATGGTGCTGGCGATGGCGTTCGTGAGCGCACCGTACGCGGTCAACGCCACGCGCGAGGCCTTCGAGTCGATCAACGACCGCCTTGAGTACGCCTCGCGCATCCACGGGGCGAACCGCTGGGAGACGTTCCGGCGCATCACCGGTCCCCTCGCGGTTCGAGGGATGGTCACCGGTGGCGTCCTCGCGTGGGCCCGCGCCGTCTCGGAGTTCGGCGCCGTCGCCGTCGTCGCCTACAGCGTCGACTTCTTCTACCCGTTCGCTGGGAAGAAAGTCACCGGTCAGCACGCCCCGGTGTTCGTCTACAACACCTACCTGCAGGGTGGCCTGGAACAGAGCGGCGCCGTCGCGTTCCTCCTGCTCGCGGTGTCCGGGCTCATCTTCCTGCTCGTCCGCTACCTCACCGGTGACAGCACGAGCACGAGGGGTGTCGTATGA
- a CDS encoding Polyamine-transporting ATPase (PFAM: ABC transporter-like; Transport-associated OB, type 2~KEGG: hbo:Hbor_19690 ABC spermidine/putrescine transporter ATPase component~SMART: ATPase, AAA+ type, core): MSLHADVSATFSADGAESFHVDAAFDVDRGESLVILGPSGSGKTLLLETVAGFHPHDGPVTLDDRRVSDVPPEHRDFGFVFQDYALFPHMTITENVGFGSRYHDDTRDATALLAELGVSELADRYPPTLSGGEKQRVALARALAVRPEVMLLDEPLAALDVPTRQALRDDLADVLTDVTAVYVTHNRTTARALADRIAVMNDGQIVQVGTPDEIFERPSSPMVARFTGSNAITIEDAPSLRAVLDLPSEGVAALRPEAIGVGDDGDVRARVERVVREDVTNRVTFRVDDVTVEAYTDRTPATGEYLWLTFPAERVHVCGTRVESVPS; this comes from the coding sequence ATGAGCTTACACGCCGACGTTTCGGCGACGTTCTCGGCCGACGGCGCTGAGTCGTTCCACGTCGACGCCGCCTTCGACGTCGACCGCGGAGAGAGTCTGGTTATTCTCGGACCCAGCGGGAGCGGGAAGACGCTCCTGCTGGAGACGGTCGCCGGCTTCCACCCCCACGACGGCCCGGTTACGCTCGACGACCGGCGCGTGAGTGATGTGCCGCCGGAGCACCGCGACTTCGGCTTCGTCTTTCAGGACTACGCGCTCTTCCCGCACATGACCATCACCGAGAACGTCGGCTTCGGGAGTCGCTACCACGACGACACGCGTGACGCCACGGCGTTGTTGGCGGAACTCGGCGTGAGCGAGCTCGCCGACCGCTATCCGCCCACGCTCTCAGGTGGGGAGAAACAGCGGGTGGCACTCGCTCGCGCGCTGGCAGTCAGACCCGAGGTGATGTTGCTGGATGAACCGCTGGCAGCGCTTGACGTGCCCACCCGGCAGGCGCTCCGTGACGACCTCGCGGACGTGCTGACGGATGTGACCGCCGTTTACGTCACCCACAACCGGACGACTGCGCGGGCGCTCGCCGACCGCATCGCGGTGATGAACGACGGACAGATCGTGCAGGTCGGCACGCCCGACGAGATCTTTGAGCGGCCATCCTCACCGATGGTCGCCCGATTCACCGGATCGAACGCGATCACAATCGAGGACGCACCGTCTCTCCGGGCGGTGCTCGACCTGCCGTCGGAGGGGGTGGCTGCGCTCCGACCGGAAGCGATCGGGGTCGGCGACGACGGCGACGTGCGCGCCCGCGTCGAACGTGTGGTCCGCGAGGACGTGACCAACCGCGTCACCTTCCGCGTCGACGACGTGACCGTCGAGGCGTACACGGACCGAACACCGGCCACGGGCGAGTACCTGTGGCTCACGTTCCCCGCCGAACGGGTCCACGTCTGTGGTACCCGAGTCGAGTCAGTGCCGTCCTGA
- a CDS encoding 30S ribosomal protein S17e (KEGG: hbo:Hbor_11080 SSU ribosomal protein s17e~HAMAP: Ribosomal protein S17e~PFAM: Ribosomal protein S17e) yields the protein MAIKPKYVKQMATVLLEKYPQSFNKNFETNKGSVATLTDVESKGVRNRIAGYITRKKAGAAAAEA from the coding sequence ATGGCTATCAAGCCGAAGTACGTCAAACAGATGGCGACGGTCCTGCTGGAGAAATATCCCCAGTCGTTCAACAAGAACTTCGAGACCAACAAGGGGAGCGTCGCGACGCTCACCGACGTCGAGTCGAAGGGGGTTCGAAACCGCATCGCGGGCTACATCACGCGGAAGAAGGCCGGCGCCGCCGCCGCAGAAGCGTAA
- a CDS encoding FAD-dependent pyridine nucleotide-disulfide oxidoreductase (PFAM: FAD-dependent pyridine nucleotide-disulphide oxidoreductase; FAD dependent oxidoreductase~KEGG: hla:Hlac_1638 FAD dependent oxidoreductase): MERVDVAIVGGGPAGTSAAHAAASNGADALVLEKGVPREDRERLGPDSTDAAGILDYWVDIMGIHPDEMPDGVVQNVLDRAEFRGPTESCTLRSTGIDSSYDEFGYTFHRARFDDFLRSRAENAGAHYRTNASVKGVETDRSGTPRHTLALANGEEIGADYLILCDGPQRTVTLNVLDSFMPTGVPASERLSPPRANHIAYQEYRKFPEDVYEQVKDAIVFWWGAMPGHTAYPWVFPNQDRVCRVGLTMPMGMDIDAVENREDYSLLRPEDEHIPQGKTYIERLLEQEYDEYELSDFPVVEEAGKSRGTETYPISSTRPIESPVEAGIAVCGGAMGTTSAFHEGGDHVAVRTGAIAGELAATGQLHRYNDAWREAIGGELLRNVSLAEMAEGYGPDDWDAVFGAGSRMLAAGGGSEMFSQKFSAGLTGLGLLGRYKLIKYRNRSRYVQLTAEEYS; encoded by the coding sequence ATGGAACGCGTAGACGTCGCCATCGTCGGCGGCGGGCCCGCCGGCACGTCGGCAGCCCACGCCGCCGCTTCGAACGGCGCCGACGCCCTCGTCCTGGAGAAGGGGGTCCCACGGGAGGACCGCGAGAGGCTGGGTCCCGACTCCACCGACGCCGCCGGCATTCTCGATTACTGGGTCGACATCATGGGCATCCACCCCGACGAAATGCCCGACGGTGTCGTCCAGAACGTGCTCGACCGCGCGGAGTTCCGCGGGCCGACTGAATCCTGTACCCTCCGTTCGACGGGTATCGACTCCTCCTACGACGAGTTCGGGTACACCTTCCACCGCGCGCGCTTCGACGACTTCCTTCGATCGCGCGCCGAGAACGCGGGAGCACACTACCGCACGAACGCGTCGGTGAAGGGGGTCGAAACGGACCGCTCTGGCACTCCACGACACACGCTCGCGCTCGCCAACGGCGAGGAGATTGGTGCCGACTACCTCATTCTCTGTGACGGCCCACAGCGAACGGTGACGCTGAACGTCCTGGACTCGTTCATGCCGACGGGCGTGCCTGCTTCGGAGCGCCTCTCGCCGCCCCGGGCCAACCACATCGCGTATCAGGAGTACCGGAAGTTCCCTGAGGACGTGTACGAGCAGGTCAAGGACGCCATCGTCTTCTGGTGGGGCGCCATGCCTGGCCACACTGCCTACCCCTGGGTGTTCCCGAATCAGGACCGGGTCTGCCGTGTCGGGCTGACGATGCCCATGGGGATGGATATCGACGCGGTCGAGAATCGCGAGGACTACTCCTTGCTCCGCCCCGAAGACGAGCACATCCCACAAGGGAAGACGTACATCGAGCGCCTGCTCGAACAGGAGTACGACGAGTACGAACTCTCGGACTTCCCCGTCGTCGAGGAGGCGGGCAAGAGCCGCGGGACCGAAACCTACCCCATCTCCTCGACGCGACCCATCGAATCACCCGTTGAGGCCGGCATCGCCGTCTGCGGCGGTGCGATGGGAACCACCTCGGCGTTCCACGAAGGCGGCGACCACGTCGCGGTCCGGACGGGCGCCATCGCCGGCGAACTGGCGGCCACGGGCCAGCTCCACCGCTACAACGACGCATGGCGCGAGGCTATCGGCGGCGAACTGCTGCGCAACGTCTCGCTCGCGGAGATGGCCGAAGGCTACGGCCCGGACGACTGGGACGCGGTGTTCGGCGCGGGCTCGCGCATGCTTGCGGCGGGTGGTGGCTCGGAGATGTTCTCCCAGAAATTCAGTGCGGGGCTGACGGGGCTGGGGCTGCTTGGCCGGTATAAGCTCATCAAGTATCGGAACCGGAGCCGCTACGTCCAACTCACGGCCGAGGAGTACAGCTAG
- a CDS encoding protein of unknown function DUF75 (KEGG: hla:Hlac_1531 protein of unknown function DUF75) produces MSRYGRHDVGFSVEESAPPSDALLCGFTNYGLAGLTAVDYLVDHLELEVTGHITTEGLPSITPFAKGVPSHHTQLYSRDDLDVTLLKSELFVPADMGKQLADEIFDWTEGAGVDEVAVVQGVPIQHGPEGHQTYYVATEDYRERRLEETDIEPMGRGFLDGVNGGMVERGIDSPLGVGVYLTPVHEQMPDVEAALRLVETVDQVYDLDIDTTPLEAFAEEVMRYYTDLAERYTEAAEKEDAPVDRMYM; encoded by the coding sequence ATGTCACGATACGGACGGCACGATGTCGGCTTCTCGGTCGAGGAATCTGCGCCGCCAAGCGACGCACTGCTCTGTGGGTTCACCAACTACGGCCTCGCCGGCCTCACGGCTGTCGACTATCTGGTCGACCATCTCGAACTGGAGGTGACGGGCCACATCACGACCGAGGGGCTCCCGAGCATCACTCCCTTCGCAAAGGGGGTCCCCAGCCACCACACGCAGCTCTACTCTCGGGACGACCTCGATGTGACGCTGCTGAAAAGCGAGCTGTTCGTCCCCGCCGACATGGGGAAGCAGCTGGCCGACGAGATCTTCGACTGGACGGAGGGTGCCGGCGTCGACGAGGTGGCCGTCGTTCAGGGGGTCCCGATTCAACACGGCCCCGAAGGCCACCAGACGTACTACGTCGCCACCGAGGACTACCGGGAGCGACGGCTCGAAGAGACCGACATCGAACCGATGGGTCGCGGGTTCCTCGACGGCGTCAACGGCGGCATGGTTGAACGGGGTATAGACTCGCCGCTCGGCGTCGGTGTGTATCTGACCCCAGTCCACGAACAGATGCCCGACGTGGAGGCGGCGCTCCGGTTGGTCGAAACCGTTGACCAGGTGTACGATTTGGATATCGACACCACCCCGCTCGAGGCGTTCGCGGAGGAGGTCATGCGTTACTACACAGACCTCGCCGAGCGCTACACGGAGGCCGCCGAGAAGGAAGACGCGCCCGTGGACCGGATGTACATGTAA
- a CDS encoding major facilitator superfamily MFS_1 (PFAM: Major facilitator superfamily MFS-1~KEGG: hla:Hlac_1329 major facilitator superfamily MFS_1), with amino-acid sequence MFDRLRGGLSDGLPLLLGLAVLANFGSSASRVMLGPLVPSITDAFTVSNSVVGLALSGMWVAFAFAQYPSGVFGDRYGERPLVLVALAAITTGGLVVTFAPTFPVFVLGVVPLGAGAGLYLVASTSYLTKQFDDTGTVLGVHGAGASLAGFAVPVAVAAIAARFGFRAGLLAGAATAPVALFLFFRYGRHTSPTPGMNVRERFAPDAFRAYLRRRGVRFTMLLAGLSYFTYTATASFFPTFLVEFHGLSTTAASVGFAAIYLLRSVLVPVFGRSSDRLGRDPLLAGCFAVGAGGYLLLLVRGSTPALVLGILLLGAGLSFGGVITSRFMDDLTDEERGQGYGFANTVANVVGSTGSVVVGGISTAVGWPAAIVLLSGLLGVTVVALVTNSLLGNAG; translated from the coding sequence GTGTTCGACCGACTGCGTGGGGGGCTCTCGGATGGGCTGCCGCTGCTGCTGGGGCTTGCCGTGCTGGCGAACTTCGGCTCTTCGGCCAGCCGGGTGATGTTGGGTCCGCTGGTCCCCTCGATAACTGACGCCTTCACCGTCAGCAACAGCGTGGTCGGCCTCGCGCTCTCGGGGATGTGGGTGGCGTTCGCCTTCGCACAGTACCCCAGCGGCGTCTTCGGGGACCGGTATGGGGAGCGCCCGCTCGTCCTCGTCGCGCTGGCCGCCATCACCACGGGTGGGCTCGTCGTCACGTTCGCGCCGACGTTCCCGGTGTTCGTCCTCGGGGTTGTCCCACTCGGCGCGGGCGCGGGCCTCTACCTCGTTGCCTCCACCTCCTACCTCACCAAGCAGTTCGACGACACGGGAACCGTGCTGGGCGTCCACGGCGCGGGCGCCTCGCTCGCCGGGTTCGCAGTGCCAGTCGCCGTTGCCGCCATCGCTGCGCGGTTCGGCTTCCGTGCCGGATTGCTCGCGGGCGCAGCAACCGCCCCGGTGGCGCTGTTCCTGTTCTTCCGCTACGGTCGGCACACCAGCCCTACGCCGGGGATGAACGTCCGTGAGCGCTTCGCGCCCGACGCGTTTCGAGCGTACCTCCGGCGTCGAGGTGTCCGCTTTACGATGCTGTTGGCGGGTCTGAGCTACTTCACCTACACCGCCACCGCATCGTTCTTTCCAACGTTCCTCGTGGAGTTCCACGGCCTCTCGACGACGGCCGCAAGCGTCGGCTTCGCGGCCATCTACCTGCTGCGGAGCGTGCTCGTGCCTGTCTTCGGTCGGAGCTCCGACCGCCTCGGCCGAGACCCGTTACTCGCGGGCTGTTTCGCCGTCGGCGCGGGCGGTTACCTGCTCCTGCTCGTTCGGGGGTCCACGCCGGCGCTCGTCCTCGGGATACTGTTGCTCGGCGCGGGGCTGTCCTTCGGCGGCGTCATCACCTCCCGATTCATGGACGACTTGACTGACGAGGAGCGGGGGCAGGGGTACGGCTTTGCCAACACCGTCGCCAACGTCGTGGGCTCGACTGGCAGCGTCGTCGTCGGCGGCATCTCGACGGCGGTCGGCTGGCCAGCGGCCATCGTGTTGCTCTCTGGATTGCTCGGCGTGACCGTCGTCGCACTGGTGACGAACTCCCTGCTCGGGAACGCAGGCTGA
- a CDS encoding protein of unknown function DUF447 (PFAM: Protein of unknown function DUF447~KEGG: hvo:HVO_2476 hypothetical protein), with the protein MTDEGGWEPEDHAPGGWPVSLRGVTEGVVATLGPNELWNFAALGIHAGPPVTARTYGNTRTRRNFERHGGGVVQFVADPRDFVDAALSIREETEPVLDSADAWVEVDAQQVDSREEGETTIRTWELTPVTGEVVRRQPATYNRAFGAVVEATVAASRLGVPGFDDDELRERLDFFADTVDRCGGEREREAMARVAECVDWSPDT; encoded by the coding sequence ATGACTGACGAGGGTGGGTGGGAGCCCGAAGACCACGCGCCCGGGGGGTGGCCCGTCTCGCTCCGAGGAGTGACTGAGGGAGTTGTCGCGACGCTCGGCCCCAATGAGCTGTGGAACTTCGCCGCGCTGGGCATCCACGCCGGCCCGCCGGTAACCGCACGCACCTACGGAAACACCCGCACACGACGTAATTTCGAACGACACGGAGGAGGGGTAGTCCAGTTCGTTGCCGACCCACGGGATTTCGTCGACGCCGCGCTCTCGATTCGCGAGGAGACTGAGCCCGTTCTCGACTCGGCAGATGCCTGGGTCGAGGTCGACGCCCAACAGGTCGACAGTCGGGAGGAAGGTGAGACGACCATCCGGACATGGGAACTCACGCCCGTCACGGGCGAGGTGGTCCGGCGCCAGCCAGCGACGTACAACCGCGCGTTCGGCGCCGTCGTCGAGGCAACGGTCGCGGCGTCGCGGCTCGGCGTTCCGGGGTTCGACGATGACGAACTCAGGGAGCGTCTCGATTTCTTCGCTGACACCGTCGACCGCTGTGGCGGTGAGCGCGAGCGTGAGGCCATGGCTCGCGTGGCTGAATGTGTCGACTGGTCGCCCGACACCTGA
- a CDS encoding triphosphoribosyl-dephospho-CoA protein (PFAM: Triphosphoribosyl-dephospho-CoA protein~KEGG: hla:Hlac_2336 triphosphoribosyl-dephospho-CoA protein): protein MTRERVRSPAESAELALLLEVAGTPKPGNVDRHRDLGELRFEQFLAGSVGSARGLRMAAAGAPLGRAFERAVAGMSGQSGGNTQFGCLLLLTPLVRVAACDDLSPEAVKACCRETTVEDAVAFYRAFEHVDVAVGDPPEGATDLDARRGSAAEPALRDRSLTLRGVMALSADPDEGIPDTNAQEWTEGFPRTFAATAELLADDGPVLDRAARCFLRELAAQPDTLVATNHGPETARETQSRAAETLEAVQDTGSLDPAEELAEAFVAEGINPGTTADRVASALFVALERGLEI, encoded by the coding sequence GTGACCCGAGAACGCGTGCGGTCTCCAGCCGAGAGCGCAGAACTGGCGCTGTTGCTCGAGGTGGCCGGCACACCCAAACCGGGCAACGTCGACCGCCATCGCGATTTGGGAGAGTTGCGCTTCGAGCAGTTCCTCGCCGGGAGCGTCGGCAGCGCGCGTGGCCTGCGGATGGCGGCTGCGGGCGCGCCGCTTGGCCGGGCGTTCGAACGCGCTGTTGCGGGCATGAGTGGCCAGTCGGGCGGCAACACGCAGTTCGGCTGCCTGCTGTTGCTCACGCCGCTCGTGCGCGTGGCCGCATGCGATGACCTCTCCCCGGAGGCCGTCAAGGCCTGCTGCCGCGAGACGACTGTTGAGGACGCCGTCGCGTTCTATCGGGCGTTCGAGCACGTCGACGTGGCCGTCGGCGACCCGCCTGAGGGAGCAACCGACCTCGATGCACGGCGTGGGAGCGCAGCCGAGCCAGCACTCCGCGACCGCAGCCTTACCCTCCGTGGCGTGATGGCGCTCTCGGCGGACCCCGACGAGGGCATACCCGACACGAATGCACAGGAGTGGACCGAGGGGTTCCCGCGCACGTTCGCCGCCACGGCGGAACTGCTGGCCGACGACGGCCCCGTGCTCGACCGCGCGGCTCGGTGTTTCCTCCGGGAACTCGCTGCCCAACCGGACACATTGGTCGCGACGAACCATGGCCCCGAGACGGCACGAGAGACACAGTCCCGGGCAGCCGAGACGCTGGAAGCAGTCCAAGACACTGGTTCGCTCGACCCTGCGGAAGAACTCGCAGAGGCGTTCGTCGCAGAGGGAATCAACCCCGGGACGACCGCCGACCGTGTCGCGTCGGCGCTGTTCGTCGCGCTCGAGCGGGGATTGGAGATATGA
- a CDS encoding tRNA-dihydrouridine synthase-like protein (KEGG: htu:Htur_1893 tRNA-dihydrouridine synthase-like protein) codes for MFESRLALASLSGEADAEWAKAGAEWAGAAFLGGVCLDEPTREAARVMVVDRDRSEFLPPDPIAFIDKQLGALESVDIRAGINVRSTTPEPVREAASVAAEHGAMLEINAHCRQAELCEAGCGETLLRNPSRLEALIGAAAEAGADVSVKVRAELPAVDLVFVAQRLERAGADAIHVDAMDSASVVREISDATSLFVIANNGVRDRETARAYLDYGADAVSVGRPSDDPAVLSGVEDAVSEWFSQEGEL; via the coding sequence GTGTTCGAATCTCGTCTCGCGCTCGCCTCGCTCTCGGGGGAGGCTGACGCCGAGTGGGCCAAAGCCGGCGCCGAGTGGGCCGGGGCAGCGTTCCTCGGCGGTGTCTGTCTGGACGAGCCGACTCGTGAGGCTGCCCGAGTAATGGTCGTCGACCGCGACCGGTCGGAGTTCCTCCCACCCGATCCCATCGCATTCATCGACAAGCAACTCGGGGCACTCGAGAGCGTGGACATCCGCGCCGGAATCAACGTCCGTTCGACGACACCTGAACCGGTCCGGGAAGCCGCCTCCGTCGCGGCCGAACATGGCGCGATGCTGGAGATTAACGCCCACTGCCGCCAGGCCGAACTCTGTGAAGCGGGCTGCGGGGAGACGTTGCTCCGGAACCCGTCGCGACTCGAAGCGCTGATCGGCGCCGCTGCGGAGGCGGGCGCGGACGTGAGTGTGAAGGTCCGGGCTGAACTACCGGCTGTGGACCTCGTTTTCGTCGCACAGCGGCTCGAGCGGGCGGGAGCGGACGCCATCCACGTTGATGCGATGGATTCTGCGTCGGTGGTTCGAGAGATTTCGGACGCAACATCGCTATTTGTTATCGCGAATAACGGTGTACGGGACCGCGAAACGGCTCGAGCGTATCTCGACTACGGCGCTGATGCGGTGAGTGTTGGCCGGCCGAGCGACGACCCTGCGGTGCTCAGCGGGGTTGAGGACGCCGTTTCCGAGTGGTTCAGCCAGGAGGGAGAGCTGTGA
- a CDS encoding LPPG:FO 2-phospho-L-lactate transferase (TIGRFAM: LPPG:Fo 2-phospho-L-lactate transferase~HAMAP: LPPG:FO 2-phospho-L-lactate transferase~KEGG: hla:Hlac_2334 LPPG:FO 2-phospho-L-lactate transferase~PFAM: LPPG:FO 2-phospho-L-lactate transferase CofD/UPF0052), producing MVTFLAGGTGTPKLLSGESPVFARDAVTVVGNTGDDVELGGLLVSPDLDTVLFDGGGVLDRETWWGIAGDSHETDDELFALADAAGLETGPRYLDDAAQTSGRDIVRWRRFSGVGEFMTIGDRDRAVHITRTSLLDEGHTLTEATRTLADAFDLEIDLLPMSDDPVATIIHTPDGAMHFQEYWVANRAAPRVEDVEFRGASRAQPTAAVHAALSEPVVVGPSNPVTSVGPIRALPAVDRALHQTPVVAVSPFLEDEPFSGPVAELMAGVDREPSTAGVANTYAFADAFVLDSQDETTLDRPVVRTDTNIDEPEDAERVARACGLALLSAGAEPAKLGLTVSPAELDGDDIDTSELSEVA from the coding sequence ATGGTTACCTTCCTCGCCGGGGGGACCGGCACCCCGAAACTACTCTCTGGGGAGTCCCCGGTCTTCGCCCGCGACGCCGTGACTGTCGTCGGGAACACCGGCGACGACGTGGAACTCGGCGGTTTGCTCGTCTCGCCGGACCTCGACACTGTCCTCTTCGATGGTGGTGGGGTCCTCGACCGGGAGACGTGGTGGGGTATCGCCGGCGACAGCCACGAGACCGACGACGAGCTGTTCGCGCTCGCTGACGCGGCCGGCCTCGAGACAGGGCCGCGCTATCTCGACGATGCGGCCCAAACATCGGGCCGCGACATCGTCCGCTGGCGGCGCTTCTCCGGGGTTGGGGAGTTCATGACTATCGGTGACCGCGACCGCGCGGTCCACATCACCCGGACCTCGCTGCTCGACGAAGGTCACACGCTCACCGAAGCGACGCGGACCCTCGCAGACGCCTTCGACCTCGAAATCGACCTGCTTCCGATGAGCGACGACCCGGTCGCGACCATCATCCACACGCCCGACGGAGCGATGCACTTCCAGGAGTACTGGGTCGCCAACCGGGCGGCCCCGCGTGTCGAGGACGTGGAGTTCCGGGGGGCGAGCCGTGCCCAACCAACGGCTGCGGTCCATGCGGCCCTTTCTGAACCCGTCGTCGTTGGCCCCTCCAACCCCGTCACCTCGGTCGGCCCCATCCGCGCACTTCCAGCTGTGGATCGTGCACTTCACCAGACTCCTGTCGTCGCCGTCTCGCCATTTCTCGAAGACGAGCCGTTCTCCGGCCCCGTCGCGGAGCTGATGGCTGGCGTGGACCGCGAGCCATCGACGGCCGGCGTTGCCAACACCTACGCGTTCGCGGACGCATTCGTTCTCGACAGCCAGGACGAGACGACGCTCGACCGCCCAGTCGTCCGAACGGACACGAACATCGACGAACCTGAAGACGCCGAGCGGGTGGCTCGCGCCTGTGGACTCGCCCTCCTGAGCGCTGGCGCTGAGCCAGCGAAACTCGGACTCACCGTCAGCCCTGCCGAACTGGACGGTGACGATATCGACACCAGTGAACTCTCGGAGGTGGCCTGA